The Panicum virgatum strain AP13 chromosome 5K, P.virgatum_v5, whole genome shotgun sequence genome has a window encoding:
- the LOC120709207 gene encoding uncharacterized protein LOC120709207 isoform X2 produces the protein MNQAAIVASFRLHKTVPELNGNKSKLEFDIYEEIGIPNSTVVVNMLHPLDGSNWTNVVFSIVPIPEALTISSTWLSILRSHFMSLVVRQSTLHLTDSLFGNSSSFEVVKFPGGITIIPTQTAFLLQKPHATFNFTLNYPIYKIQDRTNELKDQMKAGLLLSPYENLYIKLTNSQGSTILPPTIVETSIVLEVGNHQPSEPSVPRMKQLARTITNSSSSSGNLGLNHTVFGKVKQISLSSYLRHSLHSGGGSDAPGPAPMYHHAHHSHHHHHHSPDNNRRLAPAPAPTHFPVPQPRYGAPPPSGCPYSKNKPKKRGPITPASEPAVNDHRSASSAPPPHPWSPSPGSRTPHHPTMRGRSPVPSPPVLPEPPLPAVSFGHAHPPSEHGRRTSPAPSEQATRAGPAGMSQVAPAPHSSDATRMQGDSCRWVLFVFISSILISLL, from the exons ATGAACCAAG CTGCTATAGTGGCAAGCTTTAGGCTACACAAGACAGTTCCTGAGCTGAATGGAAATAAATCTAAGCTCGAATTTGATATCTATGAGGAAATTGGCATTCCTAATTCCACT GTGGTTGTGAATATGCTGCACCCATTAGATGGCTCAAACTGGACAAACGTCGTCTTCAGCATTGTCCCTATCCCAGAGGCCTTGACTATCTCGTCAACATGGTTGAGCATTCTTAGATCACATTTCATGTCCTTGGTTGTACGGCAGTCAACACTCCACTTGACTGACTCTCTATTTGGGAATTCATCATCCTTTGAAGTAGTTAAATTCCCGGGAGGAATAACAATCATCCCTACTCAAACTGCTTTTCTTCTTCAGAAACCCCATGCAACTTTTAATTTCACTCTGAACTATCCAATCTACAAAATACAAGACAGAACCAACGAGTTAAAGGATCAAATGAAGGCAGGACTACTTCTCAGTCCATACGAG AATCTGTATATCAAATTGACGAATTCGCAAGGTTCAACGATTCTTCCTCCAACAATTGTTGAGACCTCTATTGTTCTCGAAGTCGGAAATCACCAGCCATCtgagccatctgtgccaaggaTGAAGCAGTTGGCGCGGACAATTACCAATTCATCTTCATCCTCTGGAAACCTGGGTCTGAATCATACTGTATTCGGCAAAGTAAAGCAGATTAGCCTTTCATCCTATCTTAGGCATTCCTTACATAGTGGGGGTGGTTCTGATGCACCTGGTCCTGCACCCATGTATCATCATGCTCATCACAgccatcatcaccatcaccacAGTCCTGACAACAACAGGCGTCTagctccggctcctgctccaACTCATTTTCCTGTGCCGCAACCCAGATATGGTGCTCCACCTCCATCTGGGTGTCCATACAGCAAAAACAAGCCAAAGAAAAGAGGGCCAATTACACCAGCTTCTGAACCTGCAGTTAATGACCACCGTTCTGCTTCTAGTGCCCCACCACCACATCCATGGTCACCTTCGCCTGGTAGTCGTACTCCACATCATCCCACTATGCGTGGTAGATCCCCTGTTCCATCCCCTCCTGTGCTACCGGAGCCACCTTTGCCCGCCGTTTCTTTTGGTCATGCACATCCTCCAAGTGAACATGGAAGGCGGACAAGTCCTGCTCCAAGTGAACAGGCAACACGAGCGGGTCCTGCTGGGATGTCACAAGTGGCTCCTGCAcctcattcat CTGACGCAACCAGGATGCAGGGTGATTCCTGTCGCTGGGTTCTTTTTGTCTTTATATCAAGTATCCTAATAAGCCTACTATGA
- the LOC120710319 gene encoding translation initiation factor IF-2-like, which translates to MDPLPLTPGPPGAFPAPTEPSSLSTRTPTATPRSWNSAMKQKRTGTGTREGPPAGDTQDAPSAAGDVAAARGDSAACPHRSPPAAGAPGIGRLRRHDDPAGAGRHFRCSFSLHPAAAACCQSDSSIQQGQAPRAGPTPLSAPLPLPPPLTPEPSPAQPDTPSPHSLPLVTLAPVHASTVRRRRGTPASGRGSGGSARHSVWAGKGQAARAEPERPAGSVGGACHGAGGSGRPGPEHRAEQAWAGGHQAAGCGSAAGAWRSTSEKTKPPGRAAPPSAVHRAAKQISQSQFDPHLCFPSAAAAAATSASLLLPGLHLHLLLEELAIARHRRPRGLHLGARLQPPCLSLRRHAASPSLPQGAVTKATPVTGGCGNTTPVQGISNKNVWEFSITRKFQGVDEIIGCMPMLNTGSASERRSVCASLTKRG; encoded by the exons ATGGACCCTCTGCCACTGACGCCTGGGCCCCCGGGCGCGTTCCCGGCGCCTACCGAGCCGTCGTCTCTCTCGACGCGGACACCGACAGCGACGCCGCGGAGCTGGAACAGCGCCATGAAGCAGAAGCGCACTGGAACGGGAACTCGAGAGGGCCCACCCGCCGGCGACACGCAGGATGCGCCGTCGGCGGCCGGAGACGTGGCG GCGGCGAGAGGCGACTCGGCCGCCTGCCCTCACCGTTCCCCACCGGCAGCCGGCGCTCCTGGAATTGGAAGGCTACGCCGCCACGACGACCCCGCGGGCGCCGGGCGGCACTTCCGCTGCTCCTTCTCTCTCCACCCAGCAGCTGCCGCCTGCTGCCAGTCTGACTCCTCCATCCAGCAGGGGCAGGCCCCACGT GCCGGCCCAACTCCTCTCTCAGCCCCCCTCCCACTCCCACCTCCCCTCACGCctgagcccagcccagcccagcccgacACCCCCTCCCCACATTCCCTGCCCCTGGTAACCCTAGCTCCCGTCCACGCCTCCacggtccggcggcggcgtggcactCCGGCCTCCggcaggggcagcggcggcagcgctaGGCACAGCGTTTGGGCAGGCAAGGGCCAGGCGGCCCGCGCGGAGCCGGAGCGCCCAGCGGGCAGCGTCGGCGGCGCTtgccacggcgccggcggcagcgggcgtCCTGGGCCCGAGCACAGAGCAGAGCAGGCCTGGGCGGGCGGGCACCAGGCGGCCGGCTGCGGCAGTGCGGCTGGAGCCTGGAGGAGTACTTCTGAAAAAACAAAG CCTCCAGGCCGAGCCGCCCCACCGTCCGCGGTCCACCGAGCCGCCAAG CAAATCTCGCAGTCACAATTCGACCCTCACCTCTGCTTCCcttccgccgctgctgctgccgccacctccgcctcgctgctGCTTCCCGGCCTTCACCTCCACCTACTCCTCGAGGAGCTCGCCATTGCTCGCCACCGGCGGCCGCGCGGACTGCATCTGGGCGCTCGCTTGCAGCCCCCGTGCCTCTCCTTGCGCCGCCACGCAGCTTCTCCATCACTGCCTCAAG GAGCTGTAACGAAGGCGACCCCGGTGACCGGCGGCTGCGGCAATACAACTCCTGTGCAGGGAATTTCCAACAAGAACGTCTGGGAGTTCTCCATCACCAGGAAGTTCCAGGGAGTGGATG aaattATCGGGTGTATGCCTATGTTAAATACTGGGTCCGCCTCTGAGAGAAGGTCGGTCTGCGCATCATTGACCAAAAGGGGTTGA
- the LOC120709207 gene encoding uncharacterized protein LOC120709207 isoform X1 — protein sequence MGKDAGEAQQQPPDGAGGGGGAGGGGGRDGNGGRRCGCCCGGTRVIRLQCVAALLLGVAVLLSAVFWLPPFAGRGGGAEGPDPGDEFGAAIVASFRLHKTVPELNGNKSKLEFDIYEEIGIPNSTVVVNMLHPLDGSNWTNVVFSIVPIPEALTISSTWLSILRSHFMSLVVRQSTLHLTDSLFGNSSSFEVVKFPGGITIIPTQTAFLLQKPHATFNFTLNYPIYKIQDRTNELKDQMKAGLLLSPYENLYIKLTNSQGSTILPPTIVETSIVLEVGNHQPSEPSVPRMKQLARTITNSSSSSGNLGLNHTVFGKVKQISLSSYLRHSLHSGGGSDAPGPAPMYHHAHHSHHHHHHSPDNNRRLAPAPAPTHFPVPQPRYGAPPPSGCPYSKNKPKKRGPITPASEPAVNDHRSASSAPPPHPWSPSPGSRTPHHPTMRGRSPVPSPPVLPEPPLPAVSFGHAHPPSEHGRRTSPAPSEQATRAGPAGMSQVAPAPHSSDATRMQGDSCRWVLFVFISSILISLL from the exons ATGGGGAAGGACGCCGGCGaggcgcagcagcagccgccggacggggcgggcggcggcggaggcgcaggaggcggaggaggaagggacggtaacggcggccgccgctgcggctgctgctgcggaggGACAAGGGTGATCAGGCTGCAATGCGTGGCGGCGCTCCTGCTCGGGGTAGCGGTGCTGCTGTCGGCGGTGTTCTGGCTCCCGCCGttcgcggggcggggcgggggcgcggAGGGGCCGGATCCGGGGGATGAGTTCGGAG CTGCTATAGTGGCAAGCTTTAGGCTACACAAGACAGTTCCTGAGCTGAATGGAAATAAATCTAAGCTCGAATTTGATATCTATGAGGAAATTGGCATTCCTAATTCCACT GTGGTTGTGAATATGCTGCACCCATTAGATGGCTCAAACTGGACAAACGTCGTCTTCAGCATTGTCCCTATCCCAGAGGCCTTGACTATCTCGTCAACATGGTTGAGCATTCTTAGATCACATTTCATGTCCTTGGTTGTACGGCAGTCAACACTCCACTTGACTGACTCTCTATTTGGGAATTCATCATCCTTTGAAGTAGTTAAATTCCCGGGAGGAATAACAATCATCCCTACTCAAACTGCTTTTCTTCTTCAGAAACCCCATGCAACTTTTAATTTCACTCTGAACTATCCAATCTACAAAATACAAGACAGAACCAACGAGTTAAAGGATCAAATGAAGGCAGGACTACTTCTCAGTCCATACGAG AATCTGTATATCAAATTGACGAATTCGCAAGGTTCAACGATTCTTCCTCCAACAATTGTTGAGACCTCTATTGTTCTCGAAGTCGGAAATCACCAGCCATCtgagccatctgtgccaaggaTGAAGCAGTTGGCGCGGACAATTACCAATTCATCTTCATCCTCTGGAAACCTGGGTCTGAATCATACTGTATTCGGCAAAGTAAAGCAGATTAGCCTTTCATCCTATCTTAGGCATTCCTTACATAGTGGGGGTGGTTCTGATGCACCTGGTCCTGCACCCATGTATCATCATGCTCATCACAgccatcatcaccatcaccacAGTCCTGACAACAACAGGCGTCTagctccggctcctgctccaACTCATTTTCCTGTGCCGCAACCCAGATATGGTGCTCCACCTCCATCTGGGTGTCCATACAGCAAAAACAAGCCAAAGAAAAGAGGGCCAATTACACCAGCTTCTGAACCTGCAGTTAATGACCACCGTTCTGCTTCTAGTGCCCCACCACCACATCCATGGTCACCTTCGCCTGGTAGTCGTACTCCACATCATCCCACTATGCGTGGTAGATCCCCTGTTCCATCCCCTCCTGTGCTACCGGAGCCACCTTTGCCCGCCGTTTCTTTTGGTCATGCACATCCTCCAAGTGAACATGGAAGGCGGACAAGTCCTGCTCCAAGTGAACAGGCAACACGAGCGGGTCCTGCTGGGATGTCACAAGTGGCTCCTGCAcctcattcat CTGACGCAACCAGGATGCAGGGTGATTCCTGTCGCTGGGTTCTTTTTGTCTTTATATCAAGTATCCTAATAAGCCTACTATGA